The genomic interval GGCTATCTGATCAAGGATGCGGTGGACTGATCATGCCCTACGCCACACCATCCGACCTCATCGCCTGGTACGGGGCTGTGGAGATGGCCCAGCGGGGCGCATCGGACCACCTGGATGTGGTGGATGCGGATCTGCTCCTGGCCACAGTCGAGGGTGGTGACCGCTCCGGCTGGACCCAGGAGCGGCAGGACGCTGCTGATGAGGCGCTGGGGCGCATGGATGCAGCGCTTCTGATGGCGACCAGGGAGATGGGTGTTTATCTCTCTGGTCGTTACACCCTGCCTATCGATGCGGCTGTGGTGGCTGACAGCGCCCTGCCCCGGATCTGCGGCGATCTCGCCCGCTGGTTTCTCTATGATGATGGCGCTCCCCCACACATTGGGGATCGCTATGATCGAGCCAACAAGGTCCTGCGGGATATCCAGGCGGGGCGGGCTGATCTGGGCGGGGCTTCGGCACCGTCCGGAAGTGGCGCTGGCATGCCGGTGGTGGGGGTTGGGTCCGGTTCGGCTTTTTCGGGC from Magnetococcales bacterium carries:
- a CDS encoding DUF1320 family protein, giving the protein MPYATPSDLIAWYGAVEMAQRGASDHLDVVDADLLLATVEGGDRSGWTQERQDAADEALGRMDAALLMATREMGVYLSGRYTLPIDAAVVADSALPRICGDLARWFLYDDGAPPHIGDRYDRANKVLRDIQAGRADLGGASAPSGSGAGMPVVGVGSGSAFSGMDRF